AGCGAGCACGCCGTGTCGTGCTCGACGGCGGCGAGCGTGCTCGCCGCGATCGACCGCGAGCGCTGGGACGTCGTGCCCGTCGGCATCACGCGCGACGGCCGCTGGGTGCTCGTCGACGACGACCCCGAGCCGCTGCGGCTCGCCCCCGGCCACGTCCCCGCGGTCGACGGCAGCGGCGCGACCGTCGTCGTGCCGCTCGACACCGTCGACCGCTCGCTCACCGTGCTCGAGCCGGGGCAGCCGCCCCGGGCCCTCGGCGACGTCGACGTCGTGCTCCCGCTGCTGCACGGCCCGTTCGGCGAGGACGGCACGATCCAGGGGCTGCTCGACCTGGCCGACGTCAGGTACGTCGGGTCGGGCGTGACGGCATCCGCCGTGATGATGGACAAGGCCATGATGAAGGTCGTCTTCGAGGCCGCGGGGCTGCCCGTCGGCCCGTGGGTGGCGATCGGCGACCGAGAGTGGCTGCGCGACCCCGACGCGGCGCTCGCCCGCACCGAGGCGCTCGGCTGGCCGCTCTTCGTCAAGCCGGCCCGGGCCGGGTCGAGCATGGGCATCAGCCGGGTCGAGGACACCGACGCCCTGCGCGCCGCCGTCGAGGCCGCCCGCGAGCACGACCCCAAGGTCGTCGTCGAGGCGGCCGTCGAGGGCCGCGAGATCGAGTGCGGCGTGCTCGAGGGGCACGGCGTCGAGCCCCCACGCACGAGCGAGCTCGGCGAGGCCGTCGTCGTCAAGGGCCACACGTTCTACGACTTCGAGGCCAAGTACCTCGCGTCCGACGACGTCCGTCTCGACTGCCCGGCCGACGTCCCGGAGCAGGACGCCCACCGCATCCGCACGATGGCGGCGCAGGCGTTCGAGGCGGCGGGCTGCGAGGGCCTGGCCCGCGTCGACTTCTTCTACACCCCCGACGGTGAGGTGCTCATCAACGAGATCAACACGATGCCGGGCTTCACGCCGTCGTCGATGTACCCGCGCATGTGGGCCGCGACCGGTGTGCCCTACGCGGACCTCATCGACGAGCTGCTCGGCCTCGCCCTCGAGCGCCGCACCGGGCTGCGCTGAGGCTCAGCTGCACCGGCGCCCGGTCGAGGGCAGGGTGCGGGCGAGGTCGGTGAAGACCGGCAGCAGCAGGGGTGCCGGGCCGTAGGCGCTGGGCACGAGCACCTCGATCGCCGGGTCGCGCCCGTACGTCGTGGCCCTCGTCCCGTCGCTGAGCGGACGCACGACCCAGTCGACGTCGTCGACGGCCACGCACTGGTCGGTCGTCGGCCCGAGCGGGGCCAGACCGCAGCGCGCGATGATCGCCGGGTCGCCCCACGCCGCCGCCGAGGGCACGTCGGGTTCTGTCTCCACGCGCCCGTGACCGCTGACGGATGCCGGCCAGCGGGCCGACGCGCACACGCCGGCCGACGCCTGGGGTGCGGTCACGACCTCCGGAGCGCGGGCGCAGCCGGCCAGGGCCGACCCGACGAGCAGGACCCCGGCGGTGACGGTCGCGCCGGCCCGGGTGGGCCGGCGCCGACGAGCGGACGCGTCGCTCAGACGTGCACGACCGTGCACGTGAGGGTGCGGGTGATGCCGGGCACGTCCTGCAGCTTGGCGATGACGAGCCGCCCGAGGTCGTCGACGTTGGCCGCCTCGAGGCGGGCGATGACGTCGTAGGGGCCGGTGACGTCCTCGGCCATCGTCACGCCGGAGATCCCGGCGATGCTCTCGGCGACGCTCGCCGCCTTGCCGACCTCGGTCTGGATCAGGATGTAGGCCTGGACCACGTCTCACCTCTTCGTGTCGTTGCTGACCGGGCGACCGGCCTCAAAGCCGGGTCTGCGGTCGGGACGATTCGGGCATCGGCCCCGTCGGGGCGAGCCGTGCCCTGACGCTACCGTGCCCCTTGACCGTTCGTCCCACACGGCCCCCGTCGCGTGTCCTCGTCCCTCGCCCGCCCCGCCGGGCCGGACCCCCAGCCACACCTCAGCAGACCCCAACAGACCCAGGAGTGCCCGTGCCTGACGCGTCGCCCGTCGTCCCCGCCGACCGCACCGGGCCACGGGTGTTCGAGGGGACACCGCTGCGCACGCTCGACGAGGACGCCCTGCTGGCGCGGGTGCTCCCGCTCTACCCCACGGGCCCGGACCTGCAGGTCCCCCCGGGCGACGACGCCGCGGTGGTCGCGACGAGCCCTCGGACCGTCGCCACGACCGACACCGTCGTGCTCGGGCGCGACTGGCTCGACGAGTGGTCGTCGGGCGAGGACGTCGGGCACAAGGTCGTCGCCCAGAACCTCGCCGACGTCGCCGCCATGGGTGCGGTGCCGACCGGGGTGCTGCTCACCCTCGTGGCCGACCCCGAGGTCGGCCTCGAGTGGGTGCTCGACCACGCCCGCGGCGTCGCCCGGGCCTGCCGGGACGCCCGGGTCGCCGTGCTCGGGGGCGACCTGTCGTCGGCCTCGGCCGGCGTCGTCATGGTGTCGGTGACCGCCCTCGGTCGCCTCGACGTCGACCCGGTGCTGCGGTCCGGTGCCCGACCAGGGGACGTCCTCGCCGTCCGGGGCGAGCTCGGGCTCGCGGCCGCGGGCCTGCTGCTGCTGCAGCAGGGCCGGGCCGACCGGCATCCGGATGCCGTGGCCCGCCAACGCCGGCCACGGCCCCCGCTCGCCGACGGTCCGGCCGCGGCGCGCGCCGGGGCCACCTCGATGCTCGACCTCAGCGACGGCCTGGCCCGTGACGCCGGGCGGGTGGCACGGGCCAGTGACGTCGTCGTCGAGGTCGAGGAGGCGGCGCTCGCGCCCGACGTCGACCGGCTGCGCGAGGCGCTGGGGGAGCGCGAGGCGCGCGACTGCGTGCTGTCGGGCGGCGAGGACCACGCCCTGCTGGCGACGTTCGTGCCGGGCGGGCTCCCCGCGGGCTGGCGCCGGCTCGGGTCCGTGCGGGCCCGTCGGGCGGGGGAGGCCGCGCGGCTGCTCGTCGACGGCCGGCCGGTCACGCGTCCCGGCTGGGACCACTTCACGCCCGGCGGGTGAGCCTCACGGACGTCGGCGACGTCGGGGAGCGCAGCGGGAGCCGGACAGCACGAAGGCCGGCCCCCGAGGGGGACCGGCCCGATGCGTGAGGTGCGGTGCGCTCAGCGAGCGACCTTGCCCGCCTTGAGGCAGGACGTGCACACGTTGAGGCGCTTCGGCGTCACACCGCCCACCAGCGTCCGAACGCGCTGGATGTTGGGGTTCCAGCGGCGCTTGGTGCGGCGGTGCGAGTGCGAGATGTTGTGACCGAAGCTCGGCCCCTTGCCGCAGACGTCGCAGTTGGCAGCCACGGGTATCTCCTGAATGTTCGATGTACGAGAGTCTGGTTCGTCCGACCCGGGCAGGACGCGGGTCCGGCACGCGGGGCGTGCCCCACCGCAGTGCACGAACGGAACCGGTCAAGAGTAGCCGACGGGTCGCGGCATCGACAAAACGGTGGATGCCGTCAGGCGAAGTGACAGGCCGCCTCGAGCAGCGCGACCCCGTAGGACGGCCCGTGCGAGGCGGCGTGGACGGCGAGCGGGTGCAGCTGGTGCAGGTGCACGAGACGGCCCCAGTCGGTCGGGAAGTCGGGGCTCGCCTCGGCGTACGCGGACCGGACCCGGGACAGGCCCGGCAGGCCGAACAGCTCGAGCATGGCGAGGTCGGTCAGGCCGTGGCCCCCGTGGGCGGCCGGGTCGATGAGCACGGGCCCGGTGTCGGTGTAGACGACGTTGCCCGCCCAGAGGTCCCCGTGGAGGCGGGCCGGTGGGCGCCCGTCGTCGAGCTCCCCGGCCGCGAGCCGGTCGCAGACCCGCTCGACCACCGCGGCGGACGCCGCGTCGAGGTGGCCGCGTTGCACGGCGCGGCGCACGAAGGGGCGGACCCGCTGCTCGGCGTAGAACACGCCCCAGGTCACGGTCGGGTCGTTGCGCTGCGACTGCCGGCCGATGAAGGCGGGGCCGCTCCAGCCGTCGGGTGGTGAGCCGAAGGCCGGGGCGCCGGCGGCGTGCGTGACGGCCAGGCGTGACCCGAGGTCGTCGGCCTGCGCCGGCGTCGGCGCCACCGGACGCAGCCGCTCGAGGTCGATGTGGCGTGGGCCGACCGAGAGCACGCGGACCACCTGCACACCGCCGGTGGCGGCGCCCAGCCACCGCAGGCCGGCGGCCTCGACCTCGAAGAAGCCCTCGGGGGCGTCGTGGCGCTCCTTGTGGTGGGCCTCCGCGGCGGTGTGGGTCGCGGCGCCGTCAGCGGAGGCATCGTCGGCGTCCCGGGGTGAGGTCGACACGGCTCCACGCTAGTGCGCGAGACGACCGGGCCCGCCGGGCCCCGCGACCCAGGCGCGCCGCCTCCGGTCGGCCCCGGCCCCGCGACCGCCGTCGGAGCGAGGCGCTAGCCTCCCACCAACGACCAGCAGGAGGAGTCCGATGCCCGGCGCGACGAGGAGGGCCACCGTGCCCGACGAGGCGCTGACGGTGCTCGACACCGACGCGGTGCGCCGGTGGGCGGTGCTCATCCGGGCCACGCTCGCCCTGCGCCGGGCCGAGATCGACGACCTCAACGTCTTCCCCGTCCCTGACGGTGACACCGGGACCAACCTCTTCCTCACCTTCGACGGCGCCCTCGACGGCACGCGGCTGGCCGGCCTGACCCCCACGCCCGACGGCGTCCGCCGCGACGGCGAGCCCTCGACCCCCGTCGGAGCCGGCGAGCTGCTGCTCGCCTTCGCCAAGGCGCTGCTGCACGCGGCCCGCGGCAACAGTGGCGTCATCCTCAGCCAGCTGGCCCGCGGGGTGGCCGACGTCGCCCGCGGCCACGACACCGTCGACGCGGCGACGCTCGCCTTCGGCCTGCAGCGCGCCGACGAGCTGGCCTGGCAGGCCGTCACCGAGCCGCGCCCCGGCACCGTGCTGTCGGTGTCGCGGGCCGCGGCGGCGGCCGCCGGTGACGCGGTCGGGGACGGGTTGCACGCGGTGGCCTCGGCCGCGCTCGCGGCGGCGGCCGTCGCGCTCGAGGAGACGCCGCGCCAGCTCGACGTCCTCGCCCGGGCGGGCGTCGTCGACGCCGGTGGGGCCGGCTACGTCGTCGTGCTCGAGTGCCTCGAGCGCGTGTGCGCCGGTGACGCCGGCCCGGTCGAGCACCAGCCCTGGCCCGTGCGCACCCCGGCGTCCCGACGCCGCCCGGCCGCCCCGGCCGCCGGGCGTGGCCGACCCCCACGGGCCCACGCCGACCCGGCCCGGCCGGCCGGCTCGACCGACCGCTCGACCGACCGCTCGACCGACCGCTCGGAGGGCACCGACCCGGCCACCCGGCATCCGGACTTCGAGGTCATGTACCTGCTCGACGGCGCCGACGACGACGCCGTGCGAGGCCTGCGGGCACGCCTGACCGAGCTCGGCGACTCCGTGCTCGTCGTCGGGGGCGACGGCGAGCACCACGTGCACGTGCACGCCGACGACGCCGGCGCGGCCGTCGAGGCGGGGCTCGCCGCGGGGCGCCCCCACGGCATCCGCATCGCCCGCCTCGAGGACACCGTGCACGCCCCCGGCACCGCCGGGCACGACGACCCACCCGCCGACGGTGACGGCCCGGCGCTAGGCCCGCTGGACGACCCCGAGGCCCCCGCCGCGGAGCGGGTGGCGTCGGGCATCGTCGCCTGCGCGGGCGGCCCGGGGCTGCAGGCGCTCTTCGAGGAGGCCGGTGCGGCGGTCGTGGCCTCGGGGCCCTCCCGTCGCGCGTCGACCGGGCAGCTCATCGCCGCGGTGCGCGAGCGCCACCGGGCGGGGGCCGACGCCGTCGTCGTGCTGCCCGACGACTCCGACACCGAGCTCGCGGCCGGCGCCGCGGTGCGCGCCGTCGCCGACGACGGCATCGAGGCCCACGTCGTGCGGGCGGGCACCGCCGTGCAGGGCGTCGCGGCGCTCGCGGTCTTCGACCCCGACGCGTCCGCCGCCGCCAACGTGCTCGCCATGCAGTCGGCGGCCGCGGCCACCCGGCACGGCGCGGTGACGACGGCGAGCCGCTCGGCCCTGACGAGCGCCGGCCCCTGCGAACCGGGCGACGTGCTCGGCATCGTCGACGGCGACATCGTCGTGGTCGGGCACGACCTCACCGAGGTGGCCCGGGAGGTCGTGCACCGCCTCCTCGCGAGCGGCGGTGAGCTGCTCACCGTCGTGCTCGGCGAGGGTGCCCCGCCCGAGGTGGCGGATGCCGTCGCGCGGGCCGAGCGCGCCGCCCACCTCGGTCTCGAGGTGAGCACGATCCAGGGGGGCCAGCCGGTCTACCCGCTGCTGCTGGGGGTGGAGTGACGTGCCCGTCACCGTGCTCACCGAGGACTCGCCGCTGACCAAGCTCGTGCGCAAGGGCGAGGCGGAGGCGCTCGCCAAGGCGAAGGGCATCCACAGCGTCGCCGACCTCTTCGAGCTCGTCCCGCGCCGCTACGTGCGGCCCGGGCAGCTGAGCGACCTGGGCTCGCTGCAGGTGGGCGAGGACGTCCTCGTCGTCGCCGAGGTCGCGACGGCCGCCACCCGGCCGATGCGGGGGCGGCGCGGCACGATGCTCACCGTCGTGCTCGCCGACGAGGCGGGCGGCGAGCTCGACCTCACCTTCTTCCGGTCCTTCGGCCACGACCGCAAGCTGCTGCCGGGGCGTCGCGGCTTCTTCGTCGGCACGGTGGGGGCCTACGGCCGCCGCCTCCAGCTGACCCACCCGGAGTACGAGCTCTTCGACGACGACGACGCGGGGGAGGCGGCCCTCGAGTGGTACCGCACCCACCGGGTTCCGGTGTACTCGGCCACCGGCAAGCTCAACTCGCTGCGGATGCGCAAGCTGCTCTACACCGCCCTCGACTCCGTCGACCGCGTCCGCGAACCGGTCCCCGAGCCGGTGCGCTCCGCCCGCGGCCTCGTCGACCGCGCGCAGGCCCTCGAGCTCGTGCACCGGCCCGGGGTCGACGACGACCCCGACCGGGGGGTGCACCGCCTCAAGTACGACGAGGCGTTCGTGCTGCAGACGATCCTCGCGCAGCGCCGCCGGGTCGCCGAGAGCGAGCAGGCCACCCCGAGGGTGCCGCGGCCCGGCGGCCTGCTCAGCGCGTTCGACGAGCGGCTGCCGTTCGAGCTCACCGACGGCCAGAAGGAGGTCGGCACGGTGCTCGCGGAGGAGCTGGCCCGGGACCGGCCGATGCACCGGCTGCTGCAGGGCGAGGTCGGCTCGGGCAAGACGGTCGTCGCCCTGCGGGCCATGCTCGCGGCGGTCGACGCCGGCGGACAGGCCGCCCTGCTCGCCCCCACCGAGGTGCTGGCCGCCCAGCACCACCGGTCGATCACGGCCATGCTCGGCGACCTCGCCGAGGGCGGCCGGCTCGGTGGCGCCGAGCACGGCACCACGGTGACCCTGCTGACCGGGAGCCAGCCCGCCGCGACCCGGCGGCGCTCGCTGCTCGCCGCGGCGTCCGGCGAGGCCGGCATCGTCGTCGGCACCCACGCCCTCATCCAGAAGCACGTCCAGTTCGCCGACCTCGCCCTCGTCGTCGTCGACGAGCAGCACCGGTTCGGCGTCGAGCAGCGTGACGCCCTGCGCGAGAAGGCCCAGCGCCCGCCGCACGTGCTCGTCATGACGGCCACTCCGATCCCGCGCACCGTCGCGATGACGGTGTTCGGCGACATGGAGACCTCGACCCTGCGCGAGCTGCCCCGCGGCCGCTCGCCCATCGCCACCCACGTCGTCGACGCCGGCAGGCCGGGCTGGCTCGACCGCACGTGGCAGCGGGTGGCCGAGGAGGTCGCCGCCGGCCACCAGGCGTACGTCGTGTGCCCGCGCATCGGTGAGCTCGACGACGAGCCGGCGGACGGCCTCGGCGACCCGGAGGACGTCGCGGGTCCGGGCGACCTGGATGCCGGGGAGGGTGCCGAGGGTGCCGACGGGCCGGGGGAGGGCGACGAGCGCGAGCTCACGGGCGTCTACGCCCAGCTGCACGAGCTGCAGGCCAACCCTGCGCTCGCGGGCCTGCGGCTGGCCGTGCTGCACGGGCGCCTCGACCCCGACGAGAAGGAGGCGACGATGCGCGCCTTCACGGCCGGCGACGTCGACGTCCTCGTCGCGACGACCGTCATCGAGGTCGGGGTCGACGTGCCGAACGCGTCGGTCATGGTCGTCGTCGACGCCGACCGGTTCGGTATCTCGCAGCTGCACCAGCTGCGCGGCCGCGTCGGGCGTGGCGCCGTGCCGGGCCTGTGCCTGCTCGTCACCCACGACCCCGGCGAGCGGGCCGCCGAGCGGCTCGATCAGGTGGCGGCGACGACCGACGGGTTCGAGCTGGCCCGCGCCGACCTGCTGCTGCGCCGCGAGGGCGACGTCCTCGGGGCCCGTCAGAGCGGTCGCGGCAACTCGATCCGGCACCTGCGCCTGGGTCGCCGCGACGACGAGCAGGTCATCGCCGACGCCCGTGAGGACGCCTTCGCCGTCGTGGCCGCCGACCCCGACCTCCGCGAGCACCCGGCGCTCGCGGCGGCGGTCGCCATGCGCCTCGACGACGAGCAGGCGGCCTGGCTGGAGCGGGGCTGAGGTGCACCGATGACCCGCATCATCAGCGGCGTGGCCGGCGGGCGGCGCCTGCGCACCCCACCGGGGTCCGGCACGCGCCCGACCTCCGACCGGGTGCGCGAGGCCCTCTTCAGCCGCCTCGAGCACCAGGGGCTGCTCGACGCCACGGCGGTGCTCGACCTCTACGCCGGCTCCGGGGCGCTCGGCCTCGAGGCCGCCAGCCGCGGCGCCACCCGGGTGCTGCTCGTCGAGGCCGCCGCCAAGGCGGCCGCCACCGCGCGGGCCAACGTCGCCACCGTCGGCCTGCCGGGGGTGCGGGTGGTCACCGACACGGTCGAGCGCACCCTCCGCGGCGGCCCGCACGACGGCATCCGGTACGACCTCGTGCTGCTCGACCCGCCCTACGACGTCTCCGAGGACGACCTCGCCGCCGTGCTCGCCCTGCTCGTCGAGCACGGGTGGCTCGGCCCTGACCCCGTCGTCGTGGTGGAGCGCTCGACCCGCACGCCACAGCCGACGTGGCCGCCGGGGCTCGAGCTGTCGGGGGAGAAGCGCTACGGCGAGACCGCCGTGTGGTTCGCCGAGCCGCCGCCGGACGGCGGTGGCGCGTGAGACCCGCCGGTAGGTTGGCCCCGTGACCCCGCCGGAGACGCCGCCGCACCCGCCGCAGCCGCCGCAGCCCACCGGCCGCCGCTGCGTCTGCCCGGGCTCGTACGACCCGGTGACGAACGGCCACGTCGACGTGGTCACGCGGGCCGCCGCCCTCTTCGACGAGGTGGTCGTCGCGATCCTGCACAACCCCGCGAAGCAGGGCGCCTTCACGGTCCCCGAGCGCATCGGGCTCATCGAGGATGCCGTCGGACACCTGGGCAACGTGCGCGTGGGCGCCTGGGCCGACACCCTTGTCGTCGACGTGTGCCGCGAGGTCGGGGCCGGCTCGATGGTCAAGGGGCTGCGCAGCGGCACCGACTACGCCTACGAGCTGCCGATGGCGCACATGAACCGTCACCTCTCCGGGGTGGAGACGCTCTTCCTCGCCGCCGACCCGACGCTGACCCACGTCTCGAGCTCGCTCGTCAAGGAGGTCGTGCGCTACGGCGGTGACGTCGCGGGCCTCGTGCCCGACGCCGTGCTGACCGCGCTGCACGGGCGGATCGGCCGCGACCGCGGCTGATTTGGGCGGGAGGGGGCGCTCCGGTAGCCTTGGCCGTCGGTTCTCGTCCGTTCGATGCGAGCCGGACCTACAACTGTGCGCAGGAGTCATGACCCGTCCCCATCCCCGCTCTCCTCTGGTGCTCGACTCCAGAGAGCTGACGCGGCGACCCGGGACGATGCTCGAGCTCTCGCGCACGGTGAGCCTCCCCGACGATCTCGGCACCGAGGTCATCTCCGTCCCCGCCGGTGAACCGGTGGAGATCGAGGTGCGTCTCGAGTCGGTCGTCGAAGGGGTGCTCGTGACGGGTTCGGTCTCCGGTCGGGCGACCGGTGCCTGCGTGCGGTGCCTGGACCCCGTCGACCTGCCGGTCGAGGGTCGGTTCCAGGAGCTGTTCGCCTACACCGACCGGGCGGCGCACCACCACGCGGTGGGCGACGACGCGGACGAGGCCGACGTGTACGAGCTCGTGGACGACCTGGTCGACCTCGAGCCGGTGATCCGCGACGCGGTCGTGCCCCGGCTGCCGTTCAAGCCGGTGTGCCGGCCTGACTGTCCGGGCCTGTGCTCGGAGTGCGGCATCCACCTGGCCGACGACCCCGGTCACCACCATGAAGTACTGGATCCACGGTGGTCAGCCCTCAGCGCGATGCTGACGGACCACCCAGACGAGAAGAGGAACTGACGTGGCTGTCCCGAAGCGGAAGACGTCGCGCTCCAACACGCGCTCGCGCCGAGCCAACTGGAAGGCCGCGCCGATCACCCTGAGCACCTGCCCGTCGTGCGGTGCGGCCAACCAGCCGCACATCGCGTGCCCGTCGTGCGGTACCTACAAGGGCCGTCACTACGCGACCGCCGAGCGCACCGAGCACCAGGCCTGAACCCCGTAGTGAGCGCCGCTGCCCCTGAGGGTGTGCCAGGCGTGCCGCAGCGGCCCGTCGACGCGCTGCTCGCCCACCTCGCCGAGGTGGTCGGGCAGGGAATCGACGAGCCGCTGCTGCTGCGTTCCCTGACGCACCGCTCCTTCGCATACGAGAACGGCGGCCTGCCGAACAACGAGCGCCTCGAGTTCCTCGGCGACTCGGTGCTCGGCCTCGTCGTCACCGAGACCCTCTACCGCAAGCACCCCGACCTCCCCGAGGGACAGCTGGCCAAGCTGCGGGCGGCCGTCGTCAACATGCGCGCGCTGGCCGAGGTGGCCCGCGGCATCGACCTGGGCCAGTACGTCATGCTCGGCAAGGGCGAGGAGGCGACCGGCGGGCGCGACAAGGCGTCCATCCTCGCCGACACGATGGAGGCACTAATCGGCACCGTCTTCCTCTCGTGCGGCATCTCGTGCGCCGGCGACTTCGTGCACCACCACTTCGACCCCCTCATCGAGGAGGCTGCGACCCTCGGTGCCGGGCTCGACTGGAAGACGAGCCTGCAGGAGATGTCGGCGCTGTCCGCGCTCGGCACGCCCGAGTACCGGGTGAGCGAGCAGGGGCCCGACCACGAGAAGCAGTTCCGCGCCCAGGTCGCCGTCGGCGACGAGGTGCTCGGCGAGGGCAACGGGCGCAGCAAGAAGGAGGCCGAGCAGAAGGCCGCCAAGCAGGCCTGGGGCCTGCTCAACGACCGCCGAGCCGCGCTCGTCTCCCCGCTCGACCAGACCGCCGCCCTGCCCGACTGACGGAAGCCCCCGACCGTGCCCGAGCTGCCCGAGGTCGAGGTCGTGCGCCGCGGCCTCGCCGACCACGTCGTCGGCCGACGCATCGAGCGGGCCCGGGTGACCGGCATCCGCGTCGCCCGGCGGCACGCCCCCGGCCCCGACGACCTCGCGGCCCGGCTGCACGACGTCACCGTCACGGCGGCCGCCCGCCGCGGCAAGTACCTGTGGCTCGCTCTTGACGGCGAGGACGCGCTCATCGTGCACCTCGGGATGAGCGGCCAGATGCTCGTCGAGCCCGCCGACGCGCCGCTGGAGAAGCACTGCCACGCCCGCTTCGACTTCGCCGATGACGGGCCCCAGCTGCGGTTCGTCGACCAGCGCACGTTCGGGGGGCTCGCCCTCTCGCCGCTGCGGGGCGACGGCATCCCCGAGTCGGTCGCGCACATCGCGCCCGACCCCTTCGAGCCGGCCTTCGACCAGGCCGCCGTCGTGCGGCGGATGAAGCAGCGCGACAGCGCCGTCAAGCGCGCCCTGCTCGACCAGGGGCTCGTCTCGGGCGTGGGCAACATCTACGCCGACGAGGCCCTGTGGCGGGCGAAGGTGCACGGTGAGCGGCTGTGCTCGGCCCTGACGAAGCCGACCCTGTCGCGCCTGCTCGACCACGCCCGCGACGTCATGGCCGCCGCCATGGAGCAGGGCGGCACGAGCTTCGACGCGCTCTACGTCAACGTCAACGGCGCGAGCGGCTACTTCGACCGGTCGCTGCACGCCTACGGCCGCGCCGGGACCC
This is a stretch of genomic DNA from Terracoccus luteus. It encodes these proteins:
- a CDS encoding D-alanine--D-alanine ligase family protein, which produces MTSDQPRAATTDPSDDLSTDTSPGTDPGTAPAGPGTDGGAGPRRRVAVVFGGRSSEHAVSCSTAASVLAAIDRERWDVVPVGITRDGRWVLVDDDPEPLRLAPGHVPAVDGSGATVVVPLDTVDRSLTVLEPGQPPRALGDVDVVLPLLHGPFGEDGTIQGLLDLADVRYVGSGVTASAVMMDKAMMKVVFEAAGLPVGPWVAIGDREWLRDPDAALARTEALGWPLFVKPARAGSSMGISRVEDTDALRAAVEAAREHDPKVVVEAAVEGREIECGVLEGHGVEPPRTSELGEAVVVKGHTFYDFEAKYLASDDVRLDCPADVPEQDAHRIRTMAAQAFEAAGCEGLARVDFFYTPDGEVLINEINTMPGFTPSSMYPRMWAATGVPYADLIDELLGLALERRTGLR
- a CDS encoding DUF3515 family protein, whose product is MTAPQASAGVCASARWPASVSGHGRVETEPDVPSAAAWGDPAIIARCGLAPLGPTTDQCVAVDDVDWVVRPLSDGTRATTYGRDPAIEVLVPSAYGPAPLLLPVFTDLARTLPSTGRRCS
- a CDS encoding Lrp/AsnC family transcriptional regulator; this translates as MVQAYILIQTEVGKAASVAESIAGISGVTMAEDVTGPYDVIARLEAANVDDLGRLVIAKLQDVPGITRTLTCTVVHV
- the thiL gene encoding thiamine-phosphate kinase, whose product is MPDASPVVPADRTGPRVFEGTPLRTLDEDALLARVLPLYPTGPDLQVPPGDDAAVVATSPRTVATTDTVVLGRDWLDEWSSGEDVGHKVVAQNLADVAAMGAVPTGVLLTLVADPEVGLEWVLDHARGVARACRDARVAVLGGDLSSASAGVVMVSVTALGRLDVDPVLRSGARPGDVLAVRGELGLAAAGLLLLQQGRADRHPDAVARQRRPRPPLADGPAAARAGATSMLDLSDGLARDAGRVARASDVVVEVEEAALAPDVDRLREALGEREARDCVLSGGEDHALLATFVPGGLPAGWRRLGSVRARRAGEAARLLVDGRPVTRPGWDHFTPGG
- the rpmB gene encoding 50S ribosomal protein L28, whose protein sequence is MAANCDVCGKGPSFGHNISHSHRRTKRRWNPNIQRVRTLVGGVTPKRLNVCTSCLKAGKVAR
- a CDS encoding fructosamine kinase family protein, whose translation is MSTSPRDADDASADGAATHTAAEAHHKERHDAPEGFFEVEAAGLRWLGAATGGVQVVRVLSVGPRHIDLERLRPVAPTPAQADDLGSRLAVTHAAGAPAFGSPPDGWSGPAFIGRQSQRNDPTVTWGVFYAEQRVRPFVRRAVQRGHLDAASAAVVERVCDRLAAGELDDGRPPARLHGDLWAGNVVYTDTGPVLIDPAAHGGHGLTDLAMLELFGLPGLSRVRSAYAEASPDFPTDWGRLVHLHQLHPLAVHAASHGPSYGVALLEAACHFA
- a CDS encoding DAK2 domain-containing protein gives rise to the protein MPGATRRATVPDEALTVLDTDAVRRWAVLIRATLALRRAEIDDLNVFPVPDGDTGTNLFLTFDGALDGTRLAGLTPTPDGVRRDGEPSTPVGAGELLLAFAKALLHAARGNSGVILSQLARGVADVARGHDTVDAATLAFGLQRADELAWQAVTEPRPGTVLSVSRAAAAAAGDAVGDGLHAVASAALAAAAVALEETPRQLDVLARAGVVDAGGAGYVVVLECLERVCAGDAGPVEHQPWPVRTPASRRRPAAPAAGRGRPPRAHADPARPAGSTDRSTDRSTDRSEGTDPATRHPDFEVMYLLDGADDDAVRGLRARLTELGDSVLVVGGDGEHHVHVHADDAGAAVEAGLAAGRPHGIRIARLEDTVHAPGTAGHDDPPADGDGPALGPLDDPEAPAAERVASGIVACAGGPGLQALFEEAGAAVVASGPSRRASTGQLIAAVRERHRAGADAVVVLPDDSDTELAAGAAVRAVADDGIEAHVVRAGTAVQGVAALAVFDPDASAAANVLAMQSAAAATRHGAVTTASRSALTSAGPCEPGDVLGIVDGDIVVVGHDLTEVAREVVHRLLASGGELLTVVLGEGAPPEVADAVARAERAAHLGLEVSTIQGGQPVYPLLLGVE
- a CDS encoding ATP-dependent DNA helicase RecG produces the protein MPVTVLTEDSPLTKLVRKGEAEALAKAKGIHSVADLFELVPRRYVRPGQLSDLGSLQVGEDVLVVAEVATAATRPMRGRRGTMLTVVLADEAGGELDLTFFRSFGHDRKLLPGRRGFFVGTVGAYGRRLQLTHPEYELFDDDDAGEAALEWYRTHRVPVYSATGKLNSLRMRKLLYTALDSVDRVREPVPEPVRSARGLVDRAQALELVHRPGVDDDPDRGVHRLKYDEAFVLQTILAQRRRVAESEQATPRVPRPGGLLSAFDERLPFELTDGQKEVGTVLAEELARDRPMHRLLQGEVGSGKTVVALRAMLAAVDAGGQAALLAPTEVLAAQHHRSITAMLGDLAEGGRLGGAEHGTTVTLLTGSQPAATRRRSLLAAASGEAGIVVGTHALIQKHVQFADLALVVVDEQHRFGVEQRDALREKAQRPPHVLVMTATPIPRTVAMTVFGDMETSTLRELPRGRSPIATHVVDAGRPGWLDRTWQRVAEEVAAGHQAYVVCPRIGELDDEPADGLGDPEDVAGPGDLDAGEGAEGADGPGEGDERELTGVYAQLHELQANPALAGLRLAVLHGRLDPDEKEATMRAFTAGDVDVLVATTVIEVGVDVPNASVMVVVDADRFGISQLHQLRGRVGRGAVPGLCLLVTHDPGERAAERLDQVAATTDGFELARADLLLRREGDVLGARQSGRGNSIRHLRLGRRDDEQVIADAREDAFAVVAADPDLREHPALAAAVAMRLDDEQAAWLERG
- the rsmD gene encoding 16S rRNA (guanine(966)-N(2))-methyltransferase RsmD, which translates into the protein MTRIISGVAGGRRLRTPPGSGTRPTSDRVREALFSRLEHQGLLDATAVLDLYAGSGALGLEAASRGATRVLLVEAAAKAAATARANVATVGLPGVRVVTDTVERTLRGGPHDGIRYDLVLLDPPYDVSEDDLAAVLALLVEHGWLGPDPVVVVERSTRTPQPTWPPGLELSGEKRYGETAVWFAEPPPDGGGA
- the coaD gene encoding pantetheine-phosphate adenylyltransferase, whose product is MTPPETPPHPPQPPQPTGRRCVCPGSYDPVTNGHVDVVTRAAALFDEVVVAILHNPAKQGAFTVPERIGLIEDAVGHLGNVRVGAWADTLVVDVCREVGAGSMVKGLRSGTDYAYELPMAHMNRHLSGVETLFLAADPTLTHVSSSLVKEVVRYGGDVAGLVPDAVLTALHGRIGRDRG